A stretch of DNA from Pseudomonadota bacterium:
AAATTGATAATCGAGCCGCCCCCCGCCTCCTTCATGCCCGGTGCAACGGCCTGACATGCAAAGAAGTAGGCCTTTTGGTTGATGGCCACCGACCAATCATAAAACTCCTCATCAACGTCCAGTGTCGCATGGCGCTTGTCATTGGCAGCATTATTGACGAGCTTCGTGACTGGACCGTGCCGCTCGCTCGCTTCGGCAATGCAGGCCTTCAGGCGAGCGATATCGGTGATATCGCATTGCATGTAATGCGGCCGATTACCGTGCTTGTCGGCCATCTCGTCAGCAAAACCGCTTGCATCTGATCGCTGAACAAAGGCCACGTTCGCGCCTTGCATCAGAAAGCCTTCGGTCAGCGCTGCACCGATGCCTGATCCGCCGCCGGTGATAAAGACGCTCGCGCCTTCAAGATCGCGGTAAGTCGCTTGAAGTTCCATTACCGTTCAGCCCCCACAGGCAGCACTTCAATCACAATCGACGTCCTTCGATGACCCACATGGTTTCGGGGAATGACCACGGCATGATCAGCCCCTGATGCAGCAGATAGCTGCCGGACACCACCATAGGGCCTTGCTTGACGGCTGGCGAGCCGCGAGACAGCGCCGCCGCCTTGCCTCGGTTGATCAAGTTGATCTCGTAGCGCGCTTCATGATCCAGCCGCGTGAGCCGCAAAGGTCTTGGCGCGATCTGTGCACTTGTCCCCGATTTTCCAACAAAGGCAACAAAGCGGCTGCCATCTTCTGCCAACTGCTGTTCGGCCACGACCGCTGGGTCGGGGCTATCGAGCCGGAGAATATCGGCGCGGGTCAGCCAGTCCCGATTCCGCTTCCACCACGCCGTCACCTCACCCAGAACGGCGGCTTCCTCGTCGGTCAACTCCCGAGGATCCATCTCGAATCCCATATGGCGCTGTGCCGCAACCCAGGCGCGGAAGCTGATATCCAGGGTCCGACCAGAGGTGTGACAACGACGCGGGCCGACATGCGAACCGGTGACCGCCATAGGCAGAAACAAGGCCGCATTATGCTGCATCTTCAGTCGCTCAAGGGCGTCATTGGAGTCCGACAGCCAAACCCTGTGTGTCCGGCTGAGAATGCCGAAGTCGATCCGTCCGCCGCCCGACGCGCAACTCTCGATTTCAACTTCGGGGAAAGCATCTCGCAGACGGTCGATAAGCGCGTAGGACCCGCGCGTCTGCGCTGCATCGGGCATGGGCAGCACGCGGTTATGGTCCCACTTGATGTAATCGATGGGATATTTGGCGAGAATGGCGGCCATCCGCTCATAGATGAAGTCTCGCACCTCTTGCAGCGCCATATTAAGCGCCTTTTGCTGGCGGCCCAACGTCTGGTCCTCGGAGCCGAGTGCCCATTCGGGGTGCACGCGATGCAAGTCGCTGTCAGGATTGATCATCTCAGGCTCGAACCAGATGCCAAAGCTCATCCCAAGCCCGTGAACGTGGCCAATCAGCGGACCGAGCCCGTCAGGATATTTGCGCGGATCAACCTCCCAGTCCGAAAGCGACGTGGTGTCATCATCGCGCTGGCCAAACCAACCATCATCCAGCACAAAACGTTCCGCGCCCAGTGCGGCGGCGCGGTCGGCGATGTTTTTGAGCTCTGGCAACTTGTGATCAAAGTAGACCGCCTCCCAGCAATTGTAATGCACAGGGCGCGGCTTGCCCGGCTTCGGCCACGTCACGATCTCGTCACGCAGGTGACGTTGAAAAGCAACCGCGCAGCCGTTCAAGCCATCGACCGAATAGGTCATGTAAAGCGGCGCGGTGCGGAATAGCGTATCGGCATCATGCTCCATCCGCGCCGCATGACCGAACTGCACCTGACGCCGCCCATCGGGCAGCTCTTCGGCGATCATTTTATGGCCACCCGACCAGCCATAATGAAAAGCGTAAGCCTGACCTTGCGTGTTGGTCGCGCCCCGCTCGGGCAGGATCAGACCCGGAAAGTGCTCATGCCCGGTGCGGCCCGTCCGGTTCTCGCGGTAGCGCATGCCCGGCGACCAAGCGGTTCGGTTCATCTGAAACTCACCGCACCACCGACCCGCAAAATCGATCATCTCATCGCACTGCTGCGAAGCGGGGATCACGGGTGCGGCGAGCCAATGCAGATAAACGGGGCTGGCCGATTCAAGCATCGCTGTTGCTGTGATGATGTGGCTCTTGGGGTTGATGGCGAACCTTGCGGTGTAGGTCAGCAGGCTCGTTGTATCCTCGTAGACCAGCTCCAGCGTGTCGTCGGTTCGCGCGTCGCTCGCGAAACAGAACTTCGGCAGAAGCGGCGTGCCGCCCTTATCGCGCAAAATGAGACCGGGCTGCCCAGGAAAGGAGCGCGTGGCCTCAGGACAAATCGATAGGTCAGGGTTGGCGTCCAGCATCCCGCCCGTCACATCGATGGCGTTCGCGCGATGCAACAGGTCAAGGTCTTCGCCCGCAGGTAGGGGCGCGCCCCAATAGACCACCTCCGGCAGGCGATCACCGCCCGGACTGGAATGAGCAGCCAGAACAATGGTCTGGCGCCCGTCGTCAAGCCGCCAACTGCGTGTCACGTGTGGGTGCCCTTCTTACTTCACGGCACCAAGCGTGAGACCAGCGATGAAGTGCTTCTGCATCAGGAAGAACATCAGCACCGGCGGGAGCGCGGCGACAATCGAGCCGGCGCTCATCAAATGATACGCTGCACGGAACTGTGAGTTGAAACTTGTGATCCCCGCCGTCACAGGCTGCGCATCTGGCCCCTGCGTCAACACCACCGCCCAGAAATAGTCGTTCCAGATGAACGTGAAGATCAGCACTGCAAGCGCTGCGAGGGCTGGTTTCATCAGAGGCAGGACAACGAACCAGAAGATGCGCCATTCGGCGACACCTTCGACCCGCGCCGCTTCAATCAACTCATACGGCAGTTGCCTGATGAAATTGCGCATGAACAACGTACAGAAGCCGGTCTGGAAAGCTATGTGGAAGAGGATCAGCCCGGTCTTGGTGTCGTAGAGATTGAGGTTCACCGTCAGGTCGCGCACCGGCACCATCAGGATCTGGAACGGCACAAAATTACCGGCGATGAACATGAAAAAGATCAGAAGGTTGCCGTTGAACTTGTAGACCCCAAGCGCGAACCCGGTCATCGACGACAGAGCGATGGCCCCCAGTACAGTGGGGACGGTGATCAAGAACGAATTGATCATGTAGCGCGGCATGTCGCTCTCAAAAAAGACCTTGCCGTAGTTGGTGAACATCTCAAACGACGACGGCAAGCCCCAATAGTTTCCGTTCGTGAAGTCGGCATCGGGCTTGATCGAGAAAAGCGCGACCGCAATCAACGGCAAAAGCCAAAAGATCAGAGCGAGCGGCAGCAGCGCCTGGTAGCCGATCTGTGCGCCGCGCGAGCGGTTTTCGATGGGTTTGGGAAACATTTACCTGGCTCCCTTCTCGTCGCGCCACATCGAGTACAGGAAGTACGCGATGAAGAAGAGCATCAGGAAAAACAGCACAACGGCGATCGCCGCACCGTAGCCCATTCGGAAGCCGAACTCAGACAGCGACTCTTCAAACATGTAGAAGCTGAGAACTCGCGTGGAACCAAATGGCCCACCATTGGTCATCACCGAAATCAGGTCGAACGACCGCAGAGCGCCGATAATCGTTACCACAAAGGCAATGAAAGTCGCCGGTTTCAGCTGCGGCAGGATCACATACCACAGCATCTTCCAGCCCTTCGCGCCGTCGAGGCGCGCGGCTTCCACCTGCTCGGGGTCCACGGCATTCAGACCGGTCAGATATAAGATCATGCAATAGGCGGTCTGAGGCCAGAGCCCCGCGGCGATAATGCCATAAGTCGCAAGGTTGGGGTCGCCAAGAATGTTCACAGGCCCCATGCCAAACACGGCAAGCAGCGCGTTCAGCAGGCCCTCACGCGGGAGATAGAACCAAGAGAACACCAGGCCCACGACAACCTGGCTGATCACAAAGGGGAAGAAAAACAGTGATTTGTACAGCCGAATTCCGAACACTGTCTGATTGAGAAACAGAGCGATGAACAAGCCCGCTGGAATTGCCAGCAAATACAGGAACAGCCATCTGACATTGTTCCAGAAAGAAACATCAAACTTGCGGTCGTCGGTGAGCAGGCGCTCGTAGTTGGCCGTGCCAACCCACTCCATCGTGCCCAAACCATCCCATTCGTGGAAAGAGATCCAGACCGACTGGAAGATCGGAATGATGACGTAAACGGCGAAAAACAAGATACCAGGGATCAGGAAGAGCCATGGTGTCAATGCGATTTCGTTGCGCTTGTACCAACCGCGCCGCGCGCCGGTAGCATCGCCCGAGCTTGCCGTGACAGTCGCCATCTCATTCCTCCCCGACCCAGAATTTTTACGGGTCCCCACGCCGTTCTTATGGGGCGCTTTTTTGCGGGCTGCAGAATGCTCCGAAGACGACTTTCGTGTCAGCTTGCGGGCATCCTGCCAGACGAAAACCCCATCCCGGCTGAGCCGGGATGGGGCAAAGTCTCTTCTTACTCGTAGATACGCTGGCGCGCGTCTTCCAGGCGCTCGAGGATGTCGTCCAGATTATCCGGAAACACCATGAACTCCTGTAAACCTTCCATGCCAACAGACGCCATTTCAGCGGGGAAGTCGCGGTCGAAGAATTGCATAATGCCGCCACCAGCATTGTTTGAGAGCATCTCAAAGCCCTGCTGAATGAACTCATCATCGGCAACCGACGAGTTGGCATTCACCGGCAGCTGACCGAGCGCGTCGCCGCCATTGATGCGGGTCTGCACGTCCGGTGAGGTGACAAAACGCAGGAACTCTTTCGCCGCTTCCACGTTCTGCGCGCCAGAGGCGATATGGAACGTATCGGTCGGCGCGTCTTCAGCGAAGTCGACATTCGGGTTGATCACAGGGAACTGGTAGAAGTCGAGCATGGAGTCGTCGAGACCACCGTCGCGCATCGCGGCAACGGCGAAGTTACCCATCAGATAGGCGGTTGCTTCGCCTTCCAGGATGAACGGCAGCGCTTCCTGCCAGGAGTAGGTCTGGTGATCGTCGATGAACGCACCCATATCGATGAGCTGACGCCAATTCTCGAAGGTCTGGCGGACACGCGGATCGGTCCATTCGACTTCACCGCGAGCCAGCGCGATATGGAAGTCATAACCGTTGGTGCGCGAGTTGATGTAATCAAACCAGCCACCGGCGGTCCAAAGGAACTTGGTGCCGATCGTGTAGCACTTGCGGCCTGAATCGAGGATCGCCTGGCAGTTGGCGAGCTCTTCTTCCCACGTGGCTGGCTCGGACAGACCCAACTCGTTGAAGATGTCCTCGCGGTAGTAAACGCCCCACTGATAGTAGGTGTACGGCACACCCCACTGCTTGCCGTCGATTGTCATCGCGCCCTCGGTGGAAGCGAGCGCAGCAAACTCCGGCTCATCCCACAGGTCGGACACATCCATGAACAGACCAGCATTGACGTAAGGCAGCATGCGGTTGGCGGCATACCAGTTGACAACATCCGGCGGGTTTGCGGACAGGGCATTACGGATTTGCGTTTTCCATGCCTCGCGGTCAACGATTTCGAGTTCCACCGTCAGATCAGGGTGCATCTCGTCAAACTCGGCTGCCAAGCCTTCCATCACCGCGCGCGGCGCGGGGTTGGACATGTCAGAGATAATGCGAAGCGTGCCTTCCAGCGCCAGCGCTGAAGTCGACATCAGGCCGAGCGCGGCGACGCCCAACACGGATGCTTTGAGGGTGCGGTTCATGTGGTTCCTCCCATGCGAACGTCCGGTGTGTGCACCACCGCTTTGATCGTCCACTGTGTTTCTCCCAAACGTTCACGCCTTTTCGGCTTGTCGCCTCGTCCATTTACAATGGGCCGGGCGCGAACGTCGTTGGTTGTACCGTTACAAAGAGCGCCAAATCAAACCGAGATTGGTTCCACTCAACGGAACTTTGTTTTGGTGGTTGAAATGATAGGCATCTTTGCATACCGTCTGTCAAGCGGATGGCGGTCCATCAAACGAGGCCGGCACTGCCGAACGGGAGGCGCAGACGATGGCACGGCTAGGGTCGATCGCCGGGGAGAAAGGGCATGCGGGCAGCTCCGAAGCGCCAGCTGGCCCTACGCCAACGCCATTAGCGCCGGGTGATGGTCCTGTCACCAAGGCACTCATCCTGCTCGATGCGTTCGCGGAAGCTGAACAGCCCCTTCGCTTCTCGGACCTCAACGCGCGGCTGCCTTTCCCCAAAGCGACATTGCACCGGATGCTACGCAGCCTTGTTGACGAGCGCCTGTTGGTCGTTAACGCCCAAACGGGAGCGTACCAGTTGGGCCCGCGTCTCATGCGTCTTGCGCATGCCGCCTGGGCACATGGCTCACTGACCGAAGCGGCGCGTCCGGTACTGGACGCGCTCCACGCGGATCTCAAGACAACCATCCATCTTGCGCAGCTCGATAACGGACAGGTGCTGTATCTCGACAAACGCATAGGCTCGCGGAGCCTCGCCATGTTCTCGCGCCCGGGCAAAGTTGGTCCGGCTTTTTGCACCGGGGTGGGCAAAGCGATGATGGCGCACCTGCCGCCCGAAATATTGGACGACGTGATCGGCGAACAGTCTTTCCGCCAGTACACGCCTCACACGCTCACCGACCCTCAAAGTTTGCGCGATGAACTTGAGAGTGTTCGCGCCCGCGGTCACGCCTACGACCGGGAAGAACATGAGCCGGGCATCATCTGCATCGCCGTACCGGTCCTTTCCCAGGCCGGTGATCTTTACGGTGGGCTATCGGCGACCGGTCCGGGATCGATTGACGACCTGCCGGCACTCGAAGCGCTGGCCCCCACTCTCAAGCAAGCCGCCGAGACAATCGCTGCGGACGCGGCGATGCGCATGGCGCCCACGCTGATCTGAGCAAAGAAGGATACCAACAATGGCCGGATTGACCTTACGCGGTGTGAAAAAGAGCTACGGGCCAGTGGACGTCATCCACGGTGTCGACCTCGATATCGACGAAGGCGAGTTCGTTGTGTTCGTCGGCCCTTCAGGCTGCGGGAAATCAACCCTGCTGCGAATGATCGCCGGTCTTGAGAAGATTACCGGTGGTAGCGTCGCGATCGGTACGCGAACGGTCAATGATGTCGATCCAGCAGAACGGGGTGTCGCGATGGTTTTTCAGACCTACGCCCTGTATCCACACATGACGGTCGAAGAGAACATGTCCTTCGGCCTGCGCATGAACGGCCACCCCAAGGCCGAGATTGACAAGGCGGTGAACAACGCCGCCGAGATCCTGCAGCTTGATGCCCTTCTCAAGCGCAAGCCGGCTGCGCTGTCCGGCGGTCAGCGCCAGCGGGTGGCCATCGGCCGGGCCATCGTACGCAACCCCGATGTCTTCTTGTTCGATGAACCGCTATCGAACCTCGACGCCGAGTTGCGGGTTGCCATGCGGGTCGAGATCGCTCGCCTGCACAATGAGATGGAAGCGGCAACCATGATCTACGTGACCCACGATCAGACAGAGGCCATGACGCTCGCTGATAAGATTGTTGTGCTGCGCGGTGGCTACATTGAGCAGGTTGGTGCCCCGCTCCACCTGTATGATGATCCCGATAACGAATTCGTCGCTGGCTTTATTGGCTCTCCGCGCATGAACTTCCTTGAAGGCGAAGTTGTCGGAACCGACGGGGGCATTACCGTGAAGCTTACAAAGCAAGGCGACCAACAGATCAAGCTTGATGTCGGCGGCCAGACCCTATCCAACGGAGATACATGCAAGGTCGGGATCCGCCCGGAGCATCTCAGTATGGAAGGCGGCACTGAACTCGAATTAAAGGTCGACGTCGCAGAGCATCTTGGAGGCGAGAGTTTTATCTACGCAGCGTCAGGCCAAGGTGAGAGTCTAACGATCGAGACCGCTTCGGGACGCAACGCGCAACATGGGGCGATTTTCTCGGTCGGCGTTCCGCCTGAGCGCGCGTTTTTGTTCTCTGCTGACGGCCAGCGCGTGCGCTAGCAAAAAGAGGCGACGCCATGGTGATCGAGCCCACGACGCTCCTGACCTACTGCGCCATAGTGCTGGGTTTCGTGTTCATCCCCGGCCCGGCAACCATTTTGACTGTCGCTCGCGCAACGAGTTCAGGCACGCGCGTCGGGCTTGCGACCGCCTCCGGAATTGCAGTGGGAGATCTCATCCATACAGCGATGGCCGTTGTTGGCCTCTCGGCCATCATCATGGCTTCGGCTTTTCTGTTCTCACTGATCAAGTATCTTGGCGCAGCGTATCTGGTCTATCTTGGCATCCGTGCCATTCTCGACCGCACAACACCTCAGCTTGCGACTGGCATGCCCTCTCTGACGGCTGGCACAGCGTTCAGACAGGCCATTTTGGCGGAGGTGCTAAACCCCAAAACGGCACTTTTCTTTCTCGCCTTCCTGCCTCAATTCGTCGAACCAGCGCATGGTTTTATCGCCTTTCAGCTGAGCGTCTTTGGCGTGCTTCTCGTTCTGCTCGGCCTCCTGAGCACGGTTATCTTTGCGTTGTCCGCCGGCTCGCTTGGGTCGTTCCTCCGGCGCAATCCGACCATTTCGAGATGGCAGGGCAAGGTTGTTGGCGGCATCTATTGTGCGCTGGGCGTTCGCCTGGCACTTCAGGAACGCTGACCGCATGTACTCTCGAAAGCGCCTGACCGAAGGCTGGGTCTTTAAGCCCGGTTTTGAGGAGGCGTGGACCCGGTCATCGCTAAGCGGCACACCGGTTGCTCTTCCCCATACCGCGGTTGAGCTACCATGGAACTATGGCGATGAGACGCTCTACCAGCGTTCCTTCACCTATCAGCGAACCGTCGAGCGGCCAGCTGATCTCGGCGCGGACCCGCTGTTCGTTGTTTTCGAAGCGGCTATGGCAGACACCCATGTCTGGCTCAACGGGCACTTGGTTGCAACGCACCGCGACGGCTATACGCCCTTCGAAGCCAATCTGACCCCACATCTCTCCGACGGCGACAATCTGCTGACCGTGCGTGTCAATGGCACCGAAAACGGTGAAATCCCGCCCTTTGGCGGCCGCATTGATTATCTGACTTACGCCGGCCTCTATCGCGATGTCTGGCTCGATCGGCGCCCCAATACCTGGATTGATACCGTTAAGGTGGAGGTCGACGACCCGTTGGGAGCAGCGCCCAAGCCGCGCTATTCTATCCAGCTGCGTGGATACGACCCGGAACGCGCCCGGCGAGGCGGGGCCCCAACGATCCGGGCGCGCCTCGAAGGGCCATCGGG
This window harbors:
- a CDS encoding SDR family oxidoreductase yields the protein MELQATYRDLEGASVFITGGGSGIGAALTEGFLMQGANVAFVQRSDASGFADEMADKHGNRPHYMQCDITDIARLKACIAEASERHGPVTKLVNNAANDKRHATLDVDEEFYDWSVAINQKAYFFACQAVAPGMKEAGGGSIINFSSISYMMGNAGYAIYTSSNAAITGMTRSFAREFGPDRIRVNALGPGWVLTQKQLDLWATPEGLEDHMDRQCLKEHLKPEDIVGGTLFLASDTSKMMTGQMLVIDGGVVVTG
- a CDS encoding alpha-galactosidase, which encodes MTRSWRLDDGRQTIVLAAHSSPGGDRLPEVVYWGAPLPAGEDLDLLHRANAIDVTGGMLDANPDLSICPEATRSFPGQPGLILRDKGGTPLLPKFCFASDARTDDTLELVYEDTTSLLTYTARFAINPKSHIITATAMLESASPVYLHWLAAPVIPASQQCDEMIDFAGRWCGEFQMNRTAWSPGMRYRENRTGRTGHEHFPGLILPERGATNTQGQAYAFHYGWSGGHKMIAEELPDGRRQVQFGHAARMEHDADTLFRTAPLYMTYSVDGLNGCAVAFQRHLRDEIVTWPKPGKPRPVHYNCWEAVYFDHKLPELKNIADRAAALGAERFVLDDGWFGQRDDDTTSLSDWEVDPRKYPDGLGPLIGHVHGLGMSFGIWFEPEMINPDSDLHRVHPEWALGSEDQTLGRQQKALNMALQEVRDFIYERMAAILAKYPIDYIKWDHNRVLPMPDAAQTRGSYALIDRLRDAFPEVEIESCASGGGRIDFGILSRTHRVWLSDSNDALERLKMQHNAALFLPMAVTGSHVGPRRCHTSGRTLDISFRAWVAAQRHMGFEMDPRELTDEEAAVLGEVTAWWKRNRDWLTRADILRLDSPDPAVVAEQQLAEDGSRFVAFVGKSGTSAQIAPRPLRLTRLDHEARYEINLINRGKAAALSRGSPAVKQGPMVVSGSYLLHQGLIMPWSFPETMWVIEGRRL
- a CDS encoding carbohydrate ABC transporter permease, with product MFPKPIENRSRGAQIGYQALLPLALIFWLLPLIAVALFSIKPDADFTNGNYWGLPSSFEMFTNYGKVFFESDMPRYMINSFLITVPTVLGAIALSSMTGFALGVYKFNGNLLIFFMFIAGNFVPFQILMVPVRDLTVNLNLYDTKTGLILFHIAFQTGFCTLFMRNFIRQLPYELIEAARVEGVAEWRIFWFVVLPLMKPALAALAVLIFTFIWNDYFWAVVLTQGPDAQPVTAGITSFNSQFRAAYHLMSAGSIVAALPPVLMFFLMQKHFIAGLTLGAVK
- a CDS encoding sugar ABC transporter permease is translated as MATVTASSGDATGARRGWYKRNEIALTPWLFLIPGILFFAVYVIIPIFQSVWISFHEWDGLGTMEWVGTANYERLLTDDRKFDVSFWNNVRWLFLYLLAIPAGLFIALFLNQTVFGIRLYKSLFFFPFVISQVVVGLVFSWFYLPREGLLNALLAVFGMGPVNILGDPNLATYGIIAAGLWPQTAYCMILYLTGLNAVDPEQVEAARLDGAKGWKMLWYVILPQLKPATFIAFVVTIIGALRSFDLISVMTNGGPFGSTRVLSFYMFEESLSEFGFRMGYGAAIAVVLFFLMLFFIAYFLYSMWRDEKGAR
- a CDS encoding ABC transporter substrate-binding protein; protein product: MNRTLKASVLGVAALGLMSTSALALEGTLRIISDMSNPAPRAVMEGLAAEFDEMHPDLTVELEIVDREAWKTQIRNALSANPPDVVNWYAANRMLPYVNAGLFMDVSDLWDEPEFAALASTEGAMTIDGKQWGVPYTYYQWGVYYREDIFNELGLSEPATWEEELANCQAILDSGRKCYTIGTKFLWTAGGWFDYINSRTNGYDFHIALARGEVEWTDPRVRQTFENWRQLIDMGAFIDDHQTYSWQEALPFILEGEATAYLMGNFAVAAMRDGGLDDSMLDFYQFPVINPNVDFAEDAPTDTFHIASGAQNVEAAKEFLRFVTSPDVQTRINGGDALGQLPVNANSSVADDEFIQQGFEMLSNNAGGGIMQFFDRDFPAEMASVGMEGLQEFMVFPDNLDDILERLEDARQRIYE
- a CDS encoding IclR family transcriptional regulator, which translates into the protein MARLGSIAGEKGHAGSSEAPAGPTPTPLAPGDGPVTKALILLDAFAEAEQPLRFSDLNARLPFPKATLHRMLRSLVDERLLVVNAQTGAYQLGPRLMRLAHAAWAHGSLTEAARPVLDALHADLKTTIHLAQLDNGQVLYLDKRIGSRSLAMFSRPGKVGPAFCTGVGKAMMAHLPPEILDDVIGEQSFRQYTPHTLTDPQSLRDELESVRARGHAYDREEHEPGIICIAVPVLSQAGDLYGGLSATGPGSIDDLPALEALAPTLKQAAETIAADAAMRMAPTLI
- the ugpC gene encoding sn-glycerol-3-phosphate ABC transporter ATP-binding protein UgpC, whose product is MAGLTLRGVKKSYGPVDVIHGVDLDIDEGEFVVFVGPSGCGKSTLLRMIAGLEKITGGSVAIGTRTVNDVDPAERGVAMVFQTYALYPHMTVEENMSFGLRMNGHPKAEIDKAVNNAAEILQLDALLKRKPAALSGGQRQRVAIGRAIVRNPDVFLFDEPLSNLDAELRVAMRVEIARLHNEMEAATMIYVTHDQTEAMTLADKIVVLRGGYIEQVGAPLHLYDDPDNEFVAGFIGSPRMNFLEGEVVGTDGGITVKLTKQGDQQIKLDVGGQTLSNGDTCKVGIRPEHLSMEGGTELELKVDVAEHLGGESFIYAASGQGESLTIETASGRNAQHGAIFSVGVPPERAFLFSADGQRVR
- a CDS encoding LysE family translocator codes for the protein MIEPTTLLTYCAIVLGFVFIPGPATILTVARATSSGTRVGLATASGIAVGDLIHTAMAVVGLSAIIMASAFLFSLIKYLGAAYLVYLGIRAILDRTTPQLATGMPSLTAGTAFRQAILAEVLNPKTALFFLAFLPQFVEPAHGFIAFQLSVFGVLLVLLGLLSTVIFALSAGSLGSFLRRNPTISRWQGKVVGGIYCALGVRLALQER